Proteins encoded together in one Coregonus clupeaformis isolate EN_2021a chromosome 30, ASM2061545v1, whole genome shotgun sequence window:
- the LOC121546752 gene encoding translocon-associated protein subunit delta-like — MMIRIAAFIALVCLCTGESCSDPVITPSAYTTSDAVISSESVFIVELSLACANGAQSVALYADVNGRQFPVTRGQDVGKYQVSWSMPHKQASSGTYQVKFFDEESYSSLRKAQRNNEDSDSIQPLFSVNVDHRGAWNGPWVPTEVMAALIGILVYYLAFNAKSTIQA; from the exons GTGAGAGCTGTTCAGACCCTGTGATTACCCCCTCTGCCTACACCACCTCTGATGCCGTCATCTCCTCTGAGTCTGTCTTTATCGTGGAGCTCAGCCTGGCCTGCGCCAATGGAGCCCAG AGTGTGGCTCTGTATGCTGACGTCAATGGCAGACAGTTCCCTGTGACCAGAGGCCAGGATGTTGGCAAGTACCAG gTGTCCTGGAGCATGCCCCACAAACAGGCTAGCTCTGGTACATACCAGGTCAAATTCTTCGATGAGGAGTCCTATAGCTCTTTGCGCAAG gcCCAGAGGAACAATGAAGATAGTGACTCCATCCAGCCTCTCTTCTCTGTCAATGTGGATCACAGG GGTGCATGGAACGGCCCGTGGGTGCCTACTGAGGTTATGGCTGCTCTCATCGGCATCCTGGTCTACTACCTGGCCTTCAACGCTAAGAGCACCATCCAGGCATAA